From Tiliqua scincoides isolate rTilSci1 chromosome 2, rTilSci1.hap2, whole genome shotgun sequence, the proteins below share one genomic window:
- the CMYA5 gene encoding cardiomyopathy-associated protein 5 isoform X2 → MEMVLDFPPAASRTETQESQHYSYKAAEEYSGPLQPTCLMGEAEKTTEQLQFNLAKEDVKTATALTSSQEPECLEESHLRGDLENQTAPLESQHSDLSLSSPEAQREEIHQHSITIAQPESEHPVISEPVKAPLRSKHGKLSQLGGKEASSCSPAEAVDSSEQLPFNSTALTEMVEKEESQPSTLITATPLLEEQPGSDLPDRSEQMEKQDSAPCSPETPTLVSDASLSAVLVQPADVTKVETEQYSPTQAPSEASVSVSRESDVAAERETIQPDSLLCVKSPPEASVPFQEAVKLENQVSPPINTTLYSEDEDRTHPSRDEGQQEGNVHLLGTTQFEWESSAEFEARIHNIQENSSALPQLEETLALHSVDEAEKDMHSDKSIPEPSHPDSLYSICVPEEQERMQSEMGQTVQHLSSAVLQTESDILPLVKEIDGMPVHLPAATQDVLKPACLTETQEDKGLPTGMATLDSGCLGIPSTVAGAELESKHRAKQIIQTITTEPELDYPKVLPSVSESDLETSFPAPSADFQAHMLVTPQSEEEHPVSSEKEREDIEQDSSITPTPEPIIPTTGPEIQESQSSSSDVLTEVPKPSPIILSFLPVQIKDQELPAEPILTSIPPSEQSNLQSPDLKDKAEIEKSQFPFPEMPKTGPQESVSATTFLIGETTDEAFYSPRDTQIVPEEPSVPEDFASEAIKEMNLPSSLSPAGSFSEESISLYAVDGEKQERSHALLTAESKQLAAGKADIHAVHSHPLATAQSEAKNLDVEPYCPVTTQSEQEDLTLLSKEEIMKQETPLHSFSIVESEPIDQELLHDMGKRDDQEKSPLETDISKVQNAPLLSPVQQQVSEHLNLLQSVEQSEMKEIQPSSFSAVHDSSQRATKTETGICQGSLSTTAENDGGVFVLSEFTDEAAKPEIQPLWNEAAQLECQQPDVSAKEKEQIPFPPATAPQDQGHVGLFSSTEPQLSSPEAQNQTSEQPPSASPLHPEKVKKQEVNSLSPSVLISPALGQSNSVLRDHIEETEQQKIQSYPPVVENVILEEPLSIAAFLLSEAKEIQTSLPLTTEEDHLDVQPLFEEAGLLIDSSADLLEVNGTIKKEIQPSLTHFESQQLSSKPQAEVTHLEKREDIPDIPTTPSFIVNQPSYALLSEPINVTYTQNIPSPISSVDSDEIKGKEAAVTAEDLSKKEEIPCLSSAKKTLQESENNLQKEKELNHQEKLREESVSAPDSSNTSELVRSNTSEDYQVVSIYAHPFISSADGEENKHMPERLEYLETVSSLKTKPCHDVGDVIVTHESSVCNVSTDILEGLTEDVHENKANASTEMVVEVRVQRNVETEKEASACHEKNDSALNVTDMDYVEKYTLITDRSFTQTGKEQSVEVAQRLFDVTKENSEEATAPPASSKNTLDSFLLERDLDEDFHDMVKGENTVKEEETSKISKENESIDAVRKNKEDELILADTPLCSTEKDEVAHSPLTPMRDTTLNPDLLEMPPALSFIYQDLYEEVKAELKNDSCRHPSSEETENDGGVFVLSEFTNEAAKPEIQPLWNEAAQLECQQPDVSAKEKEQIPFPPATVPQDQGHVGLFSSTEPQLSSPEAQNQISEQPPSASPLHPEKVKKQEVNSLSPSVSISPALGQSNSVLQDHIEETEQQKIQSYPPVVENVILEEPLSIAAFLLSEAKEIQTSLPLTTEEDHLDIQPLFEEAGLLIDSSADLLEVNGTIKKEIQPPLTHFESQQLSSKPQAEVTHLEKREDIPDMPTTPSFIVNQPSYALLSEPINVTYTQNIPSPISSVDSDEIKGKEAAVTAEDLSKKEEIPCLSSAKKTLQESENNLQKEKELNHQKKLREESVSAPDSSNTSELVHSNTSEDYQVVSIYAHPFVSSADGEENKHMPERLEYLETVSSLKTKPCHDVGGVIVTHESSVCNVSTDILEGLTEDVHENKANASTEMVVEVRVQRNVETEKEASACHEKNDSALNVTDMDYVEKYTLITDRSFTQTGKEQSVEVAQRLFDVTKENSEEATAPPASSKNTLDSFLLERDLDEDFHDMVKGENTVKEEETSKISKENESIDAVRKNKEDELILAETRLCSAEKDEVAHSPLTPMRDTTLNTDLLEMPPALSFLYQDLYEEVKAELKNDSCRHPSSEETENTNVPLHSSDQVTNDGTGIYFEKDIPKDGISNDLEESQKEQFLKDQPINEQALSQTRVSEGVREPNEKEQDVLYSLTEVQAQSQFVSPRDNVEGRKNALLEGPTEIASDVKVTTCQPALAIPFGSRLYGSGASNDEGSQSRGEDDLSAEAGHALPEETSDEESSPILDYAATLYPEEAPVQDETMDATCLTADQPQQSEVTEVLKEDNYAVIKPVAESTELDETVQEIRSPWENEELEDHFSSDFTEQDVRASEYDHPTGSEAEERVDEHFWDLTAPNKESASRQYAAPEVKSDTAFGELDYSLLSHDFDTYPLYSIKEEEYSDIDEDLAELMDYEMVAQDDVFREETSSEVAREDDRKSLDHISNTYKFVNEREADTYAEEEEFELMGLEKLQKNVPQSEVLQKETEQAQFDAYCNQCKCLICADDKLSGDHKEHHVANLDTAATELKGQLGRFLDVLQERSLKIEGFVSEIEALFNSLEENCKGKEQLLEEQNESIINAVIAGHDKKAQSFEDRKNTKMEYLYEQMVNFQEYIDTAKETLETIVKETEEMDDFVFLRSSEDINKRLLSAVENILILEKMPASFSQFEHYADSSANGDQTLQHMPVPQTPKLQQQDPNSATSTSIAVYWTVSEEDVIDFFQVYCMEEHPENKEQSGLVEEYRVTVKESNCTLEDLEPGHCYSVWIMAVNYTGCSFPSNKFTFRTDPLLELKELN, encoded by the exons ATGGAAATGGTCCTTGATTTCCCTCCCGCAGCTAGCAGGACTGAAACACAGGAATCTCAGCACTATTCCTACAAAGCTGCAGAGGAATATTCTGGACCTTTGCAGCCCACCTGTCTTATGGGTGAGGCAGAGAAAACAACAGAGCAATTGCAATTCAATCTGGCAAAGGAGGATGTAAAGACTGCGACTGCTTTGACCTCATCACAAGAACCAGAATGCTTAGAAGAATCACATTTAAGAGGCGACCTAGAGAATCAGACTGCACCGCTAGAATCTCAGCACTCAGATTTATCCCTCTCCTCTCCAGAGGCCCAAAGAGAAGAAATTCACCAACACTCAATAACTATAGCACAGCCAGAAAGTGAACATCCAGTTATCTCTGAACCTGTAAAGGCACCACTGAGATCAAAACATGGGAAGTTATCACAACTCGGAGGCAAAGAAGCAAGTTCATGCTCTCCTGCTGAAGCAGTTGACTCATCTGAACAACTGCCATTTAATTCAACTGCTCTCACTGAGATGGTTGAAAAGGAGGAAAGTCAGCCATCTACACTAATAACTGCAACGCCACTGCTGGAAGAACAGCCAGGCTCTGATTTACCAGACCGATCTGAACAAATGGAGAAGCAAGACAGTGCACCTTGTTCTCCCGAGACACCAACACTGGTATCAGATGCGTCACTTTCAGCTGTGCTTGTCCAACCTGCTGATGTAACCAAAGTAGAAACGGAGCAATATTCACCCACACAAGCTCCATCAGAAGCGTCAGTGTCTGTTTCAAGAGAGTCTGACGttgctgcagagagagagaccattcaACCTGATTCACTTCTATGTGTTAAATCCCCTCCTGAAGCATCTGTTCCATTCCAAGAAGCAGTGAAGTTAGAAAATCAGGTCTCTCCACCTATAAATACAACGCTGTATTCTGAAGATGAGGATAGAACACATCCCTCTAGAGATGAGGGCCAGCAAGAAGGAAATGTGCATTTACTTGGGACTACACAATTTGAATGGGAGAGTTCAGCTGAATTTGAAGCAAGAATACACAATATCCAAGAGAATTCATCTGCATTGCCTCAGCTGGAAGAAAcccttgcactgcattctgttgaTGAAGCAGAGAAGGATATGCATTCTGACAAATCTATCCCTGAGCCTTCGCATCCAGATTCATTGTATTCCATTTGTGTGCCAGAAGAACAAGAGAGGATGCAGTCAGAGATGGGTCAAACTGTTCAGCACTTATCATCGGCAGTTTTGCAAACAGAATCAGATATATTGCCTTTGGTGAAAGAGATAGATGGAATGCCAGTTCATTTGCCAGCAGCTACACAAGATGTATTGAAGCCTGCTTGTTTAACAGAAACACAGGAAGATAAGGGCTTGCCAACAGGAATGGCAACCCTGGATTCTGGATGCTTAGGTATACCATCTACTGTAGCCGGAGCAGAACTGGAATCAAAACACAGGGCAAAGCAAATTATTCAGACTATCACTACAGAGCCGGAACTAGACTATCCAAAGGTGTTGCCTTCAGTATCAGAATCAGATCTAGAGACATCTTTCCCAGCTCCAAGTGCAGACTTTCAAGCACACATGCTTGTGACTCCACAATCAGAAGAGGAACACCCAGTTTcatctgaaaaagaaagagaagacaTTGAACAGGATTCATCTATAACTCCAACACCAGAACCGATAATTCCTACTACTGGTCCAGAAATACAAGAAAGTCAAAGCTCTTCATCTGATGTACTGACTGAAGTGCCCAAACCATCTCCGATAATTCTGTCATTCCTACCTGTTCAAATAAAGGATCAGGAACTTCCTGCAGAGCCCATACTCACTTCAATACCACCCTCAGAGCAATCAAACTTACAGTCACCAGATCTCAAGGACAAAGCTGAGATAGAAAAAAGTCAATTTCCCTTTCCTGAGATGCCAAAAACAGGCCCACAGGAATCTGTGTCTGCTACCACCTTTCTCATTGGTGAAACCACGGATGAGGCATTTTACTCACCCAGGGACACACAGATTGTGCCAGAGGAACCATCTGTTCCAGAAGATTTTGCTTCTGAAGCAATAAAGGAAATGAATCTTCCATCCTCACTTTCACCTGCAGGGTCCTTTTCCGAGGAAAGTATTTCATTGTATGCTGTTGATGGAGAGAAACAAGAGCGCTCTCATGCACTTTTGACTGCAGAGTCAAAGCAGCTGGCTGCTGGAAAAGCTGATATACATGCTGTTCACTCTCACCCTCTTGCTACTGCACAGTCTGAAGCAAAAAACCTGGATGTCGAGCCATATTGCCCTGTAACAACACAATCAGAGCAAGAAGATTTGACTTTATTGTCTAAGGAAGAGATCATGAAGCAAGAGACTCCTCTTCATTCTTTTTCCATTGTAGAGTCAGAACCCATAGATCAAGAATTATTGCATGATATGGGGAAAAGAGATGACCAAGAGAAGAGTCCTTTGGAGACTGACATCTCCAAGGTGCAAAATGCTCCTTTGCTGTCGCCTGTTCAGCAACAGGTGTCAGAACACCTAAATTTACTACAATCAGTAGAACAATCAGAGATGAAAGAAATTCAGCCATCCTCATTTTCCGCTGTTCACGATTCATCCCAGCGGGCTACCAAGACAGAAACAGGGATATGTCAAGGCTCTTTGTCAACAACTGCAGAAAATGATGGTGGAGTTTTTGTGTTATCAGAGTTCACAGATGAAGCAGCAAAACCAGAAATCCAGCCACTCTGGAATGAAGCTGCACAGTTAGAGTGCCAACAACCTGATGTTtctgcaaaggaaaaggaacaaatccCTTTTCCACCAGCAACGGCACCCCAGGATCAGGGACATGTAGGCTTATTTTCTTCCACAGAACCACAGCTGAGTTCACCAGAGGCACAAAATCAGACCTCAGAGCAGCCGCCATCAGCTTCACCTCTTCATCCTGAGAAAGTcaagaagcaggaagttaattCACTTTCACCATCAGTCTTAATATCACCAGCACTGGGCCAATCCAATTCTGTTCTGCGGGATCACATTGAGGAAACGGAGCAACAAAAAATCCAATCTTATCCTCCTGTAGTAGAAAATGTGATACTAGAAGAGCCCTTGTCCATTGCTGCATTCCTCCTTTCTGAAGCCAAAGAAATTCAGACATCTTTGCCCCTGACTACAGAAGAAGACCATCTAGACGTTCAGCCTCTGTTTGAAGAAGCTGGACTGTTGATAGATAGTTCAGCTGATCTTCTTGAGGTGAATGGAACTATAAAGAAAGAAATCCAGCCTTCTCTGACACATTTTGAATCACAACAGCTTTCTAGTAAACCTCAAGCAGAGGTTACACATCTAGAGAAAAGAGAAGACATCCCTGATATACCTACAACACCTAGTTTCATTGTGAATCAACCTTCCTATGCTTTACTTTCAGAACCCATAAATGTTACTTACACACAAAACATACCTTCACCAATAAGTTCAGTAGACTCAGATGaaataaaaggcaaggaagctgcAGTAACTGCAGAAGACctttcaaaaaaagaagaaataccCTGCCTGTCTAGTGCAAAGAAAACTTTGCAAGAGTCTGAGAAcaatttgcaaaaagaaaaagaattaaaccATCAGGAGAAACTGAGAGAAGAATCTGTATCTGCTCCGGACAGTTCCAATACTTCTGAACTTGTCCGTTCCAATACTTCTGAAGATTACCAGGTTGTCAGTATCTATGCTCATCCATTCATTTCTTCTGCTGATGGGGAAGAAAATAAACATATGCCAGAGAGATTAGAATACTTGGAAACAGTTTCATCACTGAAAACAAAACCATGTCACGATGTTGGAGATGTGATTGTTACTCATGAATCTTCAGTGTGCAATGTAAGTACAGACATTTTAGAAGGCTTAACAGAAGACGTACATGAAAATAAGGCAAATGCATCCACAGAAATGGTTGTGGAAGTGAGGGTTCAAAGAAATGTTGAAACTGAAAAGGAAGCTTCCGCTTGTCATGAGAAGAATGATAGTGCATTAAATGTCACTGATATGGATTATGTTGAAAAATATACCTTGATTACTGACAGATCCTTCACCCAAACAGGAAAAGAGCAATCCGTTGAAGTGGCGCAGAGGCTGTTTGATGTTACAAAGGAAAATTCTGAGGAAGCCACAGCTCCACCTGCAAGCTCAAAAAATACCTTGGATAGTTTCTTATTAGAAAGGGACTTGGATGAAGACTTCCATGACATGGTAAAGGGAGAAAACACAGTCAAAGAAGAAGAAACATCAAAGATATCGAAAGAAAATGAATCAATTGATGCTGTTAGGAAAAATAAAGAGGATGAACTGATCTTAGCAGACACACCCTTATGTAGCACAGAAAAAGATGAGGTGGCTCACTCTCCACTAACTCCCATGCGAGACACGACACTTAACCCTGACCTTCTAGAAATGCCGCCTGCTTTGTCATTTATATATCAAGATCTCTATGAAGAGGTAAAGGCAGAACTGAAAAATGATAGCTGCAGACATCCATCCAGTGAAGAGACTGAAAATGATGGTGGAGTTTTTGTGTTATCAGAGTTCACAAATGAAGCAGCAAAACCAGAAATCCAGCCACTCTGGAATGAAGCTGCACAGTTAGAGTGCCAACAACCTGATGTAtctgcaaaggaaaaggaacaaatccCTTTTCCACCAGCAACGGTGCCCCAGGATCAGGGACATGTAGGCTTATTTTCTTCCACAGAACCACAGCTGAGTTCACCAGAAGCACAAAATCAGATCTCAGAGCAGCCGCCATCAGCTTCACCTCTTCATCCTGAGAAAGTcaagaagcaggaagttaattCACTTTCACCATCAGTCTCAATATCACCAGCACTGGGCCAATCCAACTCTGTTCTGCAGGATCACATTGAGGAAACGGAGCAACAAAAAATCCAATCTTATCCTCCTGTAGTAGAAAATGTGATACTAGAAGAGCCCTTGTCCATTGCTGCATTCCTCCTTTCTGAAGCCAAAGAAATTCAGACATCTTTGCCCCTGACTACAGAAGAAGACCATCTAGACATTCAGCCTCTGTTTGAAGAAGCTGGACTGTTGATAGATAGTTCAGCTGATCTTCTTGAGGTGAATGGAACTATAAAGAAAGAAATCCAGCCTCCTCTGACACATTTTGAATCACAACAGCTTTCTAGTAAACCTCAAGCAGAGGTTACACATCTAGAGAAAAGAGAAGACATCCCTGATATGCCTACAACACCTAGTTTCATTGTGAATCAACCTTCCTATGCTTTACTTTCAGAACCCATAAATGTTACTTACACACAAAACATACCTTCACCAATAAGTTCAGTAGACTCAGATGaaataaaaggcaaggaagctgcAGTAACTGCAGAAGACctttcaaaaaaagaagaaataccCTGCCTGTCTAGTGCAAAGAAAACTTTGCAAGAGTCTGAGAAcaatttgcaaaaagaaaaagaattaaaccATCAGAAGAAACTGAGAGAAGAATCTGTATCTGCTCCGGACAGTTCCAATACTTCTGAACTTGTCCATTCCAATACTTCTGAAGATTACCAGGTTGTCAGTATCTATGCTCATCCATTCGTTTCTTCTGCTGATGGGGAAGAAAATAAACATATGCCAGAGAGATTAGAATACTTGGAAACAGTTTCATCACTGAAAACAAAACCATGTCACGATGTTGGAGGTGTGATTGTTACTCATGAATCTTCAGTGTGCAATGTAAGTACAGACATTTTAGAAGGCTTAACAGAAGACGTACATGAAAATAAGGCAAATGCATCCACAGAAATGGTTGTGGAAGTGAGGGTTCAAAGAAATGTTGAAACTGAAAAGGAAGCTTCTGCTTGTCATGAGAAGAATGATAGTGCATTAAATGTCACTGATATGGATTATGTTGAAAAATATACCTTGATTACTGACAGATCCTTCACCCAAACAGGAAAAGAGCAATCCGTTGAAGTGGCGCAGAGGCTGTTTGATGTTACAAAGGAAAATTCTGAGGAAGCCACAGCTCCACCTGCAAGCTCAAAAAATACCTTGGATAGTTTCTTATTAGAAAGGGACTTGGATGAAGACTTCCATGACATGGTAAAGGGAGAAAACACAGTCAAAGAAGAAGAAACATCAAAGATATCGAAAGAAAATGAATCAATTGATGCTGTTAGGAAAAATAAAGAAGATGAACTGATCTTAGCAGAGACACGCTTATGTAGCGCAGAAAAAGATGAGGTGGCTCACTCTCCACTAACTCCCATGCGAGACACGACACTTAACACTGACCTTCTAGAAATGCCGCCTGCTTTGTCATTTCTATATCAAGATCTCTATGAAGAGGTAAAGGCAGAACTGAAAAATGATAGCTGCAGACATCCATCCAGTGAAGAGACTGAAAACACCAATGTGCCTTTACACAGCAGTGATCAAGTCACAAATGATGGGACTGGAATATACTTTGAAAAGGACATTCCTAAAGATGGTATTTCAAATGACTTGGAAGAATCCCAAAAGGAACAATTTCTAAAAGATCAGCCTATCAACGAACAAGCTTTAAGCCAAACCAGAGTCTCAGAAGGAGTACGTGAACCTAATGAAAAGGAACAAGATGTTCTTTATAGTCTAACAGAAGTGCAGGCCCAATCACAGTTTGTGTCACCAAGAGATAATGTCGAGGGGAGAAAAAATGCATTGCTAGAGGGGCCGACTGAAATTGCGAGTGATGTAAAAGTTACGACTTGCCAGCCAGCTCTTGCAATTCCTTTTGGAAGCAGACTCTATGGCTCAGGTGCAAGCAATGATGAAGGCAGTCAAAGTAGAGGAGAAGACGACTTGTCTGCAGAAGCAGGCCATGCATTACCAGAGGAAACAAGTGATGAGGAGTCCAGTCCCATACTTGATTATGCAGCAACTCTCTATCCAGAAGAAGCACCTGTGCAGGATGAGACCATGGATGCTACTTGTCTCACGGCTGATCAACCCCAACAATCTGAAGTAACAGAAGTTCTCAAAGAGGATAATTATGCAGTCATAAAGCCTGTTGCAGAAAGCACCGAGTTGGATGAAACAGTCCAGGAGATTCGCTCTCCCTGGGAAAATGAGGAACTGGAAGATCATTTTAGTTCAGACTTTACAGAACAAGATGTGCGTGCCTCAGAGTATGATCATCCTACAGGTTCGGAGGCTGAAGAACGAGTGGATGAACATTTTTGGGATCTAACAGCCCCCAACAAAGAATCTGCAAGCCGACAGTATGCAGCACCTGAAGTAAAATCTGATACAGCATTTGGGGAGCTGGATTATTCTCTCTTGTCCCATGATTTTGATACTTATCCGTTATATTCAATTAAAGAGGAAGAATATAGTGACATTGATGAAGATCTGGCTGAGCTCATGGACTACGAAATGGTGGCCCAGGATGATGTTTTCCGTGAAGAAACATCCTCAGAAGTGGCTCGTGAAGATGACAGGAAATCTTTAGACCACATCAGTAATACTTACAAATTTGTGAATGAGAGAGAAGCAGATACATATGCTGAAGAAGAGGAGTTTGAGTTGATGGGTCTTGAAAAGTTACAAAAAAATGTTCCACAAAGTGAGGTCCTACAGAAAGAGACAGAACAGGCGCAATTTGATGCCTATTGCAACCAGTGCAAATGTCTCATCTGTGCTGACGACAAACTTTCGGGGGACCATAAAGAACACCATGTGGCAAACTTGGATACAGCGGCGACCGAATTAAAG GGTCAGCTGGGTAGATTCCTAGATGTTTTGCAAGAAAGGTCTTTGAAGATTGAGGGATTTGTCAGTGAGATAGAGGCCCTGTTCAACTCTCTTGAG gaAAACTGTAAGGGAAAAGAACAGCTTTTAgaagaacaaaatgaaagcaTCATCAATGCTGTGATAGCAGGCCATGATAAAAAGGCACAAAGCTTTGAGGACAGAAAGAACACAAAAATGGAATACCTTTATGAACAGATGGTTAATTTTCAAGAATATATTGATACCGCAAAAGAGACCTTGGAGACAATTGTAAAGGAAACTGAAGAAATGGATGATTTTGTTTTCCTAAGG